From the Candidatus Binatia bacterium genome, one window contains:
- the tmk gene encoding dTMP kinase, with amino-acid sequence MTSRGRLIVFEGVEGSGKSTHLKRAAQALEARGQAVLQTAEPGGTEIGQRIRELLMNSQGQPPTAWTELFLYLADRAEHVTTVVRPAILARKIVLCDRFSASTLAYQGYGRGLDLQLVRQLDAVARQGVTPDLVILLDCSVDVGLRRAGRDDRFHRESLAFHERVRAGFLALAREPGSNFVVIDTGASPDEVHAQVLQAIDQCLAQN; translated from the coding sequence GTGACTAGCCGCGGCCGCCTGATTGTTTTCGAGGGAGTGGAAGGGTCCGGAAAGTCCACGCATCTCAAACGAGCTGCGCAAGCGTTGGAAGCTCGGGGACAAGCAGTCCTGCAGACGGCGGAACCCGGCGGAACGGAGATTGGCCAGCGGATCCGCGAGCTCTTGATGAACAGTCAAGGGCAGCCCCCCACGGCTTGGACGGAGCTTTTCCTCTATCTCGCCGACCGTGCCGAGCACGTGACCACCGTGGTTCGCCCGGCAATTCTCGCGCGGAAGATCGTTCTGTGTGATCGTTTTTCGGCTTCCACCCTCGCGTATCAGGGTTACGGCAGAGGTCTCGATTTGCAGCTCGTTCGCCAACTCGATGCAGTTGCGCGCCAAGGGGTGACACCCGACTTAGTCATCTTACTCGACTGCTCAGTCGATGTCGGTCTTCGACGCGCCGGCCGTGACGATCGCTTCCACCGCGAGTCGCTCGCTTTCCATGAGCGGGTGCGTGCGGGCTTCCTGGCCCTGGCCCGCGAGCCAGGCAGCAACTTTGTTGTGATCGACACCGGCGCATCTCCGGATGAGGTTCACGCACAGGTCCTTCAAGCAATCGACCAATGTCTCGCCCAAAATTGA
- a CDS encoding response regulator, with translation MATRILVVDDNPDSLVITRGILEPKGYEVVEATSGPEALELVLQMPPDLILLDIMMPGMSGLEVLQQLKERYETARIPVILVTAKTADEDVVQGYQFGADYYITKPFTGTQLLYGIELVLGRETSSD, from the coding sequence ATGGCAACTCGCATCCTCGTGGTTGACGATAACCCTGACAGCCTCGTCATCACGCGCGGCATCTTGGAACCCAAGGGTTACGAGGTCGTGGAAGCAACAAGCGGCCCCGAGGCTCTGGAGCTGGTCCTGCAAATGCCGCCAGATCTCATCCTGCTCGACATCATGATGCCGGGGATGAGCGGCCTCGAAGTTTTGCAACAGCTCAAAGAGCGGTACGAAACAGCGCGCATCCCGGTGATCCTCGTCACAGCCAAAACGGCGGACGAAGATGTCGTGCAGGGATACCAGTTCGGGGCGGACTACTACATCACCAAGCCGTTTACCGGAACGCAACTCTTGTACGGCATCGAGTTGGTTCTCGGGCGAGAGACGTCGAGTGACTAG